In one window of Oncorhynchus kisutch isolate 150728-3 linkage group LG16, Okis_V2, whole genome shotgun sequence DNA:
- the LOC116353977 gene encoding uncharacterized protein LOC116353977 has translation MMHLTPPIRCCTIVCGPEGVAAPIILRPRNLHAPLAWTDVASTAFALLKTDLSAAAALIAPDYNIKFHLDVSEKEGFTSSVLFQKQEGERKVLMYHSSKLDHIEVGQTTCSRYVAAVAKAIGKTAHLVMCHPLEIHTHHGVAAYLMSKEFTFSAERKTKIQNKCTQSHITFVNTDKNMADALNAEEGLPHSCAERAAQELKLRPDLKNEPLTNPDQWLYTDGCCYKGEEGNIAAYAVVQQIPDGSHVTLESAIIPQPASAQLAEIIGLTQALIRAKGKTVNIYTDSAYAHGAVHTDGPQWVRRNFTTTGNLPIKHKTQREKLITSVSLPAKVAIMKCKGHQQLKTRISAGNDAADKAAKKAGGYAPKQMVLQPQLSQTELTQQDIVVLQHSAGPYEHSVWAQKGATKGPDELWRCHDGRLVAPANLCPELLREAHGPTHEGKLKTLQKVSHIWWHPHMKNMTDLFCDECNICGSHNPKKPYQTPMGSYPVPNACFQDISIDYTDMGADNVTKGKHYLLVMVDRFSKWVEAIPTAKGDARSVVKWLQTKLIPRYGIPRQIRFDKWLTFQ, from the coding sequence ATGATGCACCTGACCCCACCTATCAGGTGTTGTACCATTGTGTGTGGCCCAGAGGGGGTGGCAGCACCGATCATCCTACGACCAAGGAACCTCCATGCACCCCTGGCCTGGACGGATGTAGCCTCAACAGCTTTTGCACTCCTGAAAACAGATCTATCAGCGGCAGCAGCGCTGATTGCACCTGACTACAACATTAAGTTCCATTTGGATGTTTCTGAAAAGGAAGGATTCACCTCGTCCGTCCTATTCCAGAaacaagagggggagagaaaggtaTTGATGTACCACTCCTCAAAACTTGACCACATTGAGGTAGGACAGACAACATGCTCCAGATACGTTGCTGCAGTAGCAAAAGCTATTGGAAAAACAGCTCACCTCGTGATGTGTCATCCATTGGAGATCCACACCCATCATGGCGTTGCTGCGTATCTGATGAGTAAAGAATTCACGTTCAGTGCTGAAAGAAAAACCAAGATCCAGAACAAATGCACACAGTCACATATCACGTTTGTGAACACCGACAAAAACATGGCAGATGCACTCAACGCAGAAGAAGGACTGCCCCACTCTTGTGCTGAAAGAGCGGCACAAGAACTAAAACTGAGACCAGACCTGAAGAATGAACCACTGACCAATCCCGACCAATGGCTGTACACTGATGGTTGCTGCTACAAAGGAGAAGAAGGAAACATAGCAGCCTATGCGGTGGTGCAGCAAATCCCAGACGGCTCACACGTTACCCTTGAATCAGCCATCATCCCTCAACCAGCATCTGCCCAATTAGCTGAAATCATCGGATTGACACAGGCCCTCATCAGAGCAAAAGGAAAGACTGTGAACATTTACACAGACTCAGCTTATGCTCATGGTGCAGTCCACACTGATGGACCACAGTGGGTAAGGAGGAACTTCACTACAACAGGAAACCTCCCAatcaaacacaagacacagaggGAGAAACTAATAACTTCGGTATCACTACCGGCGAAGGTAGCCATCATGAagtgtaaaggacaccagcaatTGAAAACCAGGATCAGTGCGGGAAATGATGCAGCCGATAAAGCAGCCAAGAAGGCTGGAGGTTACGCTCCCAAACAGATGGTACTGCAACCACAGCTATCACAAACAGAGCTTACCCAGCAAGACATAGTGGTGCTACAACACTCAGCAGGACCCTATGAACACTCAGTCTGGGCACAGAAAGGGGCGACCAAAGGACCAGATGAACTATGGAGATGCCACGACGGCAGACTGGTAGCCCCAGCAAACCTTTGTCCAGAACTTTTACGAGAAGCACATGGCCCCACACACGAAGGCAAACTAAAGACCCTCCAAAAGGTCTCGCACATCTGGTGGCACCCTCACATGAAAAATATGACTGACTTATTTTGTGACGAATGCAACATTTGTGGCAGCCACAACCCAAAGAAACCATATCAAACACCAATGGGCTCATACCCAGTACCTAATGCATGTTTTCAGGACATCAGCATAGATTACACCGATATGGGCGCCGATAATGTAACTAAAGGCAAACACTATCTCCTAGTTATGGTAGATAGGTTCTCCAAATGGGTAGAAGCAATACCAACAGCAAAGGGGGATGCTAGGTCAGTCGTTAAGTGGCTACAAACCAAACTAATACCCAGGTATGGCATCCCAAGACAAATCAGATTTGACAAATGGCTCACATTTCAGTAA